A stretch of the Capsicum annuum cultivar UCD-10X-F1 chromosome 8, UCD10Xv1.1, whole genome shotgun sequence genome encodes the following:
- the LOC107839518 gene encoding histidine-containing phosphotransfer protein 1 — translation MEQLQRKLAEYTTSLYNENILDEQFIQLQQLQDESNPDFVVEVVSLFFEDSERLLNELAKALNQANVDFKKLNAHVHQMKGSSSSIGAQRVQRACIAFRNYCDDHNVEGCLKCLQQVKNEYTLVKNKLEALFKLEKQFVDAGGSFPIV, via the exons ATGGAGCAACTACAAAGAAAACTAGCTGAGTATACTACTTCCTTGTACAATGAG AACATTCTGGATGAGCAGTTTATACAACTGCAACAACTTCAAGATGAGAGCAATCCAGACTTTGTGGTGGAAGTTGTGTCCCTTTTCTTTGAAGATTCTGAAAGGCTTCTTAATGAACTTGCCAAAGCTCT CAATCAGGCTAATGTAGATTTCAAGAAGCTGAATGCTCATGTTCATCAAATGAAAGGCAGCAGCTCTAG caTTGGTGCACAAAGAGTTCAGCGAGCGTGCATTGCCTTCCGTAATTATTGTGATGACCACAACGTTGAAGG GTGCTTAAAATGTTTGCAACAAGTAAAGAATGAGTATACCCTTGTCAAGAACAAGCTCGAAGCTTTATTTAAG CTGGAGAAACAATTTGTGGATGCGGGAGGATCATTTCCGATTGTGTGA